Part of the Lycium ferocissimum isolate CSIRO_LF1 chromosome 6, AGI_CSIRO_Lferr_CH_V1, whole genome shotgun sequence genome, AGACTGTATTAAGGAGGTCTCAATTTTTTTCATGTCAGATGTGGTAGTAAGCAAACTGGTGGTTACCTAAATGGAGTTGCACCTGATGGCCTTATGGGCTTGGGACCTGGAGAGATTTCAGTTCCCAGTCGTCTTGCCAAAGCTGGATTAGTCCGAAACtccttttctctttgttttaaGGAAGATGATTCAGGAAGGATTTTCTTTGGAGACCAAGGGCCTGCTAGCCAGCAGACAACTTCTTTTCTGCCTTCAGAAGGACAATTGTATGTCATCTTATGTTAAATAGAGACTTAATCTTACCTTATTAAAAAACACTTATGAATTTTAGAGGCTTGCTTATTAGTTTGATTGCTTTATTTGTTGTTTACCTCTGCTTTTGTCTTGCATGTATGTGTTGTTAAACTCTCTGTTAACTCACATCACGATTGATTCATGGTCCAGTGTTACTTATGTTGTTGGCGTGGAATCATGTTGTCTTGGGAGCTCCTGTATTGATCAGACAAACTTCAAAGCCATTGTGGATAGTGGGTCATCATTTACATTTCTCCCAGATAAAATTTATGATAGTGTTGTTAAAGAGGTAAGCTTACACCTTCTTGCTGCTTATTGTACTTTAAAGTGCAGAAATTTTATGTCCTTTTCCGGTTACAGTTTGACAGAGAAGTGAATGCTACAAAAGCTAGCTTTGAAGGATATCCTTGGCAATATTGCTACAAATCCAGGTAATGGCATATAAGAGAAATAGAGATCTACTTTCTTTTTTCTGCCTCATCATATGTACTGAATGAGTATTTGAACCTAGACAGTTCTGAAGGGTTACCGAAGATTCCTTCATTTACTCTGAAGTTCATGACAAACAGCACCTTTATAGTCCAGGATCCTGTATTTGTGATTTATGGCAGTGAGGTAAGCGCTTGAATACACTCCACCTGTTTTTGTATCTCAGAGATGAAAATTGTGGTTCTTTtgattatatgtatatctgtgAGGCAGTTCTTTATTCCCTTCTCTTGGTTATTTTGTCACACCAGCTTTTGGTCCTTCACTTCCGATCATTTCGACTCATTTACCAGTACTGTATTAAATAGGCTGTCAGGTTTTCTATGTTGGTCGTGTGTAAATATATTCAATATCATGATATAGGGTGCTGTTGGATATTGTTTAGCTGTGGAGCCTTCAGGCATAGATACCGGAACGATTGGACGTAAGCTTGACCCTCTTCCCTTATGGTTTCGTCTTTTATAAACTTACAACCGTAAATAACCTCCAACTGCTAAAGTAGGAGGAAAACTGTAAAAAAATTCTGAATGCAAAAGTGTCAATTacctctctcaatatttggACGTGCTAATAACCATTTTCCTGTACAGAGAACTTCATGACGGGATATCGCATGGTGTTTGATAGAGAAAACCTGAAACTGGGTTGGTCGCGCTCTGACTGTGAGTACCAATTTCTGATTAATAATCGTCTTGGTCTGGTCTGGATTTTGCTATACTCGCTTTGTTGTCTGTAGCCATGGGTGATTAACTTAAAAGGCATTTATTCACTTTCACTTGTTACAACCTATTCTTgtgtattgagaagttgaaatgTAACTTTTAACACCCAACAAGAGTTAATGTGGTATACATAAAAGCTTATTTCGCATTTCACCAAAAGATTATGTTGTACATGTATGGTCTTCCGGATACTATTGACTTTCTCTACTCATGTTAGCCTCTACTTTGAGTCACTTTTTTCCGTCCTCGCTTTTTAGGCTAATCATCTAAACCACTTGTCTCTACCATTCCGTTTCTTTGCCGTCTAATAGTCTTTGTTGCTCACTGTGGTAGCTTAAGTGGTAATTGAGGAGGGCGTTTGCCATCCCTAGTTTTAATAAACTATTAACTATAGTGAACTATAAACTATGCTTTATCTGTCATCTGGAGTATGGATGACAACGGCTTGCAACtaattttccaagaaaacttGCCTTTCTGCCTTCGCTTCTTTCCGTTGTTTTATTACTTTATCTTGCTTCATTACTTCtctgaaaaatgaaaaaggggcagATAATGTGGGTAGCAGAAAGCTTAGCCCACTTTGTGGATTCTCTTTTACATTCCTTTTCTCAGGAACTTTACTTTGAGCGTGGCAAATGCTCCTTCTCAACAAATGATTTACCCCTACTTTGTTTTCTAATAAGCGTTTCTGCTTGTCAGGTAAAGACCTTACTGATAGTAGTAGACTTCCGTTGGCTCCAGCAAATGGTAGCTCGCCAAACTCACTGCCAACAGAGCAGCAGAATACCCCTAATAGCTCTGGAGTGGCCCCTGCTGTTGCCGGAAGGACACCCTCAAATTCTGCATCACCAACTAGTCGCGGGATGCCATTCAAGTTATGCTTGACAAAGTTGCTGTTTCAGTTGCTGTTTATATCAAGTAACTTCCGACGGTTCTTATATACATTGACCTTATAAGCCTTTATATATTGGTATGCCCTATAGGTTCATATTATAGATGTGTAGTTTTCCTTGTAAATCCTGTCTCCGTCTTTTGGAGCcgtttttgttttcttatttccCATCCCGCGTTTCTTTGCATTTTTAGGGTTTATTGTTATTTTGATACTAGCCATCAGATAGGATGGGGCTGCTAAGATGAAGAAGAGCTTGTTTTATGCCATCTTCTAACTTTGGATGTTCAATTTCTTGTTCCCCTACTGTTATACATACATAATGCTTACTGTTGAATTCCATTCGTATGATTCTAATAAGTTTATCTATTTGCCGCTTTAGCCTGAATGAAACAACTTAATCTACCCATATTCCGTTAGTAATGAATTGAAAATCACGACCTTTGTTTTAATACAAAGGGAGTGATAGTGGCTAGTGAAGTTAAAAGTAAAAATGGAGAGTTTTATCACATTTCGGTCAGTTGTATCAGGGCATCTTTCTCTCACAAGTAGGTGGGCTCAAATTCGTTTGGTCCACTTACTTTCGGTACATTAACTTGTGAGATAAAAAAAGCCTCACACAACTATTGTCAAGTATGAAGACATAAAAGATTTGAAGATGGGAAGAAATGGAAAATAATTGCTCTTTGAACCCTGCCCTCCTTGTTCAAGTAGTTCAAGAGTGTGAGGGCGTAGTGAAAGAAGGGAAAGATATCTTTCAAAGATAAACTACCCATAAAGGTAGTTCCGGACCATCTTTTCCAGCCAGATAGTGAGCGATCACTCAGCAATGAACACTAACTGAAAGCGGCCGGGAATGAGTACCTATCCCTTATGGGAATTGAACTCGTGTCTGCGATATGAAAAGACGATGtctcataattaattaaatgttgATCGCTTTTTAATGTTGAACATCATTCAGACGGTCATACACTAAAATATGAAAACCTTTAGAATTTCGGCGTAATTTGAAATATAGTAACTCCAAATGTTGTTCGAGTTAGAATTGGCGGTCTAAAACTCTATGAAAATTTCCTATAGTTTAAAATATGCAGTTCAAACCAATGAAAAAATTCATGGAGTTTCGATAGGTAGAAGTTGGAACTCAAGGCATTGGCTTTGGATTCCAAAggtaaaataagtcaaataatacCTTCTAAATTGTTTCACATACTTATTCATTCAGGATACacgttttaaaatttaaatgttTTATCATTATCTTGCTCATGATACCTATTAAACtccctgatttttttttttttttttttttttgagtttgaactttaaattttaaaatccaTGAATCCTTCTGGAGTTTGAGCCTCAGTTTTCTCAACCATCCAACATATTGTGCTGGAACTCTATCTGTCAAAATTTCGAACTCCAGCACCGTGTGCTTCTTATATTTAATAAGGCATATAtttgttcaaattttatttttgcattaaTAATTGAATACTTTCAATTACATTTGAAACGGTGGCTAAACTTTGATTGTCACCTAAAAACTGGGGGGAAAGAACGCGCCTCCTCTGAAACCAAAATAATTACCCGCTCATACCCCCAGAAAAAATTAAgggcaaaaaacatatatgtgcATGGTAAGAGGTATATTTACAGAACATGACGatatttttcagtttacaaaatgtATCAATAGACttgttacaaaatctatacgaattaggtaaattaaaaagaagtaaaataaaacacattaaataaggtaaggaaatcgttttacttattttatccacttttctctctccattcaaaatttagagatatagttccctgattttctccaacttttgcttccttatttcatccacttttctctctccattcaaaattaagagatattgttacCTAATTTTCTCCATCTTTTGCTCAAAAAGTCCATTATAATCGGTAATTTTTatgtacaaagttcatacaccaaaaacatatatgtataattttcgtatgcaatatgtataactaTATAGATTCTTATAActtttatatatgaaatatgtatataaattgtatgtgtattttgattattataaagtacatataaattgtataaaatctaatcaaagtatgtataaattttgagaaaaaatatgtataataaacttGTAATTGATACAAACTAGATTtcatacaaagttcatacatttaaaaataaatatatattaatttttgtatgcaatatgtataaatgtataaattcattataatttctacgtatgaaatatgtataaaagttgtatgtatattgtgattatgataaagtacatataaattgtataaaatctgatcaaagtatgtatagattatgagaaagtatatatgtataataagtttTCTGATTGAAACAAATCAAATTCCatccacatttcatacacatatcagttttcaacatttttaagaCTAATTGATATCGAATTTGttcgcatttcatacacattgtgCCGCATATATCTAAAAAATGACATATGGCAGActccatacacatttcatacatatattagttttcAACGTTTTTAAAACtacaatttatataatttgtacaGATTTTCAAAACACATAATGATCATGTGTATCTCAAAACGatacaaatcaatttttatatacaattaatacacaAGTTAGTAATCAAAAATACTTTGtaatattggtttggaaatttATACTAAAGAGAAGATGGATTTTAGGTATGAAAATGGTGTCTATCAAGGAGGGAGATAGAGATAGAGATAGAGATAGAGATAGAGATAGAGATAGAGATAGAGATAgagaagaagaagttgaatgGTAACTATCCTAGAATTAAGTCCAcatttaaaatcaaattttcttcctCAAAAAAATCCTAAAATCATGGGTGTCCCATTAAGCCCAaatttggtatattttgtaaacaaggaaaaatatccttatgttttgtaatatagagtcttaaataggtattattaggtcattttcccaaaaattaaaaCTAGCTACTCAAGATGCCCCCAAATTATGATAgcaacatggtatataaatatactgagatggtattatggatgatcatgttcatttatttaaaaagaCACACTTTTCTCGAAAAAAACCTCCATGATATCATCggcttatatacatatattgtgacggtatcatggaggactgcttCAATCCTTCAATGACACTCCTTAGGACCATGGTACCAtcgtggtatataaatatattgagatggtatcatggaggattgCTTCAGTCCTTTTCTTAGTCCTTCgtgataccatcatgatatataaatatcttCAGAATGATTATGTGGAGAAGGGATTTATGCAGGGGCACATCGGGTAATTAGTTTGGGCCCGGTTAAGCAGAAGTGAAAATAGTTTGGGAGGGGGCAGGGGCGCGTAATTAGTCTGGATTGGGCGTGCAATTAGTGATGTTTTCCCAAAAACTGATCATTCCACCTAATTTTTTCCCCAAAGATGTATATCAAGTCCAGTTAGATGGGCTGTTTCCGCTTAGGGCCATTTTGCAGGCTCTTGGAAGGCAAATGTCCAGTAATTTTTTGTTCATCGAATTGGTTCTTTCAACGTTTTTTTTACATAATCTGTAACTTGTTCGCCCGAACCTTGTGTACTCCATAGTCAATGATTTGAGGCTCATAGTCTAGTGCTTGTGCCATAATTTAGATCTGACATTTTGCCATTCTAAGAGGCGCACCAGGTCTTGCAAAGTCAAAGGTCTGCCTTTGGTGCTCACACATTCTCATTTGGTAGTTTTCCTTGTCCAAGACTAGGTACAAAACCAAGAGTATAAACACTAAATTTGTTTAGGATTTGAAATTTGTaagtttatttagtttttgtctGAATTGGCTTTGTAGTCAAAATCTAATTAAGTTTTCTGGTACTAGTGAAAGTGAGCTTTATACTATTATAAATGTGAGAACTACTACCAATTTCTTAGTCAATATAAGTGAGATTACGAAATTATGAGCTATTGAAATCAAACCCTCCAAGCTGTTGTTGAACTTTTTTACTTGTGGAAGATTCTTGATGCTGGTTGCCAGTATGGATTCAGAACTGGAAATAGAGCCACAATCCCTCAAGAAACTTGATTTTAAGTCCCTTTTCAAGACCATTTCGCTGCTCCTATTCCCAGGAGCAAGAGAATACAAACGAGCCAAAAGCTAAATTTTGAATATGCAAAAGATGCAAATATTTAAGTTGCCCAAAAGGTGCAAAAATTAACAatagagaaaagggtaaaaaataattatataaatagGAAATATGGTAATTTTATCCCCGTTATACTTTAATGCTCATACATCCCAAATTGATAGTTATCCTTGTCGATCTAAGAGGCGTACGGGGTCCTTGGATGACTATGTTTAGACTCGTTTATGGCAAGTTTTAATACACCCTCATGTTAGTATGTATGAGTAGATGCATTTTGACTACATTTATAAGTTTAgggggctgcatatgcattaagtaTAAAATTCATATGTACGAAGTACTCATATCATACCTCCTGGACACAGGATTACGTTAAGATAAATGAAAAATTTAtgtatcatatttgtcttcttaATGTAAATGTAAGACAAATTAAGACACGGGCCACTGAAGATTCATGTCCTAAGGCCAGCCCAACCCTCATGTGGTAAGTTGCTCCAAGAAGTTGTTAGATGTAGTAATAGTGCGGGCTAgtcactttttatttttggaatttaaaattttataataatagtattttttaattatagcGGTTGGAAAGAGATTATTTGTGAATTTTATCTGTTACCGATGGAAATTGAATTCTGGCCCTTATATTTtgtacggaaaagggtcaaatttgccccgtactttaaaaaataagttatattTGTCATTCGTTATACTTTTTTGATAAATTTGTCCTTGCTATCCAATTTTCGGGCTATGTATACCCCTCATCCTTTAAATCTCATATCTCCGCTTAAATTTTCCTATGTAGAGCCTACGTGGCGTTTAATTTCCAATTAAATCTGGTCATCCATTTAAAAGAATTTAACCTGCCCGCCCGACCCACTAAATACTGGAAATTTACATATCTTTCTCTTCTGGATGACagagataaatatatatataaaaaaaagtaatgaaGTAAACTTAACTTACTTAGAGGATTGGGGTAAATCtgacccttttccgtattttgtaagtattttaaaaataaaataaaaaaaatcatcccACGCTAGATATTTTGCAGAGTCTTAGATCAGTTTGGTTGTGGTGAGATTCCATTTAGCAAATCTAAAAAGATTCCATAACAGAACAACCTTAATTGATTGCAAAGTATTTATCTAGTCTTTTTCTATTATAATCTCATGACTGTTGTTGTTTCCAGACATTATAAACAAGATGTATTAGAATAAGTCCAAAAAGACAGCTTGGTTCTTCTTAGGATTATTCTGCAATTAGGGAGACAATTTCAGTATAATCAATTTATGTAATATCCTAAAAATGGGAGCTGGTTCAAGACATACATTATTAAGTAATGCAACAAATTAACCATTTCATTATATGTAATCGTGTAGTAAAATGTGTGTACAAACAGGTTGTACGAATATTTCTTATCCTCTGATTTCTTTAAACTTTTGGATTAATCATTTTAGGCCAATGATCTCTTTTGGATAAGTGACCCCACAATTAATACGGTTTAATCAAAATTTGCATCTCTTACGGGATATTTAAGTTGCTAACAAATACTTAAGGTAAAAATGTCCAAAGATTTAACTACAGGGCAAAGGAAGGGGTAGGAAAATTCTTCTTTTCTATACGAATTAActgaattaattctatcttcCTTTCTGGTCAGGTAATAATCTTTTCTTGCACTCCTACGTTCAATATTTAATTAGTTTTGTTTTTACCGTTTATATATTTAACTAGAAAATTTtcccgcgcttcgcgcggtcgtCAATGACCTCATTGAACTTGTGACTAATCCTCTACCATATTcagaaattaaaatgaaaaaggcAGATTCTTTGTAAAATTTAGAAATGTTGCAAATAGTCCAacttaaaattaatattaaaataataaaaggtaGATTctcataaaaattaaaaatattgagAATATTCTgcctttaaaatttaaaaaattaacacAGTCACATACTCAAATACCTCTAATGAATGATATACTTGTATTATTcttttattagattttttttttctatatatctTGTGTAAAATTTGTCCTTGACATATATTTGTATGCATTAAAAGTATGGACTCTTCAACTTCACAGCACAAGCCTTCAGCAAATTTATGAAATGGTCTTTTTGTGTTAGTTAAAAGATAAGAGATTAAATTAATactaaaacaaaacaaaaacaaatatataaagtaaaaaaaaaaaaaaaaaaaaaggatctgGACTAAAGCATTACTTTTGTAGGTACACGATGGTGGATTCCTCACGGAGCAAACATGTAACAGTCATCTTGTCTACTATTCCTAATTaaaattattcataaatatCAAATAATCTCACTCGTATTCTGCACAACAAACTTCTTAAGGCCATAAAACAGTGTCAAGTCTTCTTTTCAGAATTATAACCAATGTTTGTTCTGTATTGTAACACATTCTTTGAACTTTATTTTAACTCTCGAGTCACTACTCTTTTGTCTAGATGTAAACATATTGAAAAATCAATTTGTAAATCTTGCACATGTAATTGAATTCTGTGCATGTGACACCGTAACTGTATTATTCAAATATCTATTAAAGCATCAAATGAAAACTCTTTGTCTAGTGAAATATGAACACAGCGATCAACGCATACAATCTAAATATAAATAGTTTACATTATACTGCGTGGTACAATCTTAAACTAAGTATAGGGTACTCTGTGGTACAATCTACAGAGTTTTTATCTGTAAAGTTCAAATAACAACGCCTTCGGAGTTGGTTTAAGAGGGGGAAAAAGATGAAACCCCCAAAGCTTAAAAAGAAATGATATATGCTATATATGGGTAAATGGTAGTGCATGTTTTTAGATATATGATTGAGCTCTACTGATTACGTGGATAAGCATCATCACACCTTATTCACATATCTTTCATAAACATGATTAatatcaaaggaaaaaaaaacaaaatatactaaatacaAAATACGGAACAAATTAGAGTCATTGTATTAAGGAATCATAGATAATCCACACTGCAAATCTGATTTTTTGTATTCAACTCAAGATTGGACGGTAATAACTAtcatctttttcccttttcagttttcatATAAAAATATCTGGTAATTAGTAATAACAAATAAGTTAACCTTTTGTTTTCCTAATTCTACACATAATATAAAAGTTTTGTGTTATTACTGAATAATAAGGTTCAGATCaagcttaaaataaaaaatgggtcGTTTAAAAATAATACCTTCATAGAGATTTTATTACgttgaaaaaataaacttttatcATGAGATTTTAAGATTATTAAACAAACATATTCATCGAAATAAAAAAGAGTCGCTAAAAATGATAGGATAATACCTTGACAGAGCCTCTTcggtatttttttaataaaaaccaCCATTATCACTCTATTGCCTGCACCTTGATCTAACCATGACAATTGAAGTGATTAAATGCACATTAGTCACATTCTCATTAGTTTCTCAATCTCGGCTACAGAAGTATATATCCACCAGAATAGTTACACTTAACGAGTTGCC contains:
- the LOC132059460 gene encoding aspartic proteinase-like protein 1, encoding MAISRVGFVAIVVGLSLLVECGVAGMYSSKLVHRYSDEVRRKLKVSRNVPQHRSLEYYGRLMNSDLQRQKMKAGSQFQLLFPSEGSKTMPLGNDFGWLHYMWVDIGTPNVSFLVALDAGSDLLWVPCECVQCAPLSASYYSSLEKDLNEYNPSGSSTSQFLSCSHQLCELGSNCKNPKQPCPYTVNYVSEDTSTSGVLVEDILHLASGSRMTANNSARAPITFGCGSKQTGGYLNGVAPDGLMGLGPGEISVPSRLAKAGLVRNSFSLCFKEDDSGRIFFGDQGPASQQTTSFLPSEGQFVTYVVGVESCCLGSSCIDQTNFKAIVDSGSSFTFLPDKIYDSVVKEFDREVNATKASFEGYPWQYCYKSSSEGLPKIPSFTLKFMTNSTFIVQDPVFVIYGSEGAVGYCLAVEPSGIDTGTIGQNFMTGYRMVFDRENLKLGWSRSDCKDLTDSSRLPLAPANGSSPNSLPTEQQNTPNSSGVAPAVAGRTPSNSASPTSRGMPFKLCLTKLLFQLLFISSNFRRFLYTLTL